The Mercurialis annua linkage group LG8, ddMerAnnu1.2, whole genome shotgun sequence genome window below encodes:
- the LOC126662142 gene encoding uncharacterized protein LOC126662142, with protein sequence MDEPEILRINIEEEEEFYETIEAPKFVDLAAPEPDRHGDDRYWFCSRVGCDQKHEEEMDSEEIYKNFVLRVMAARSPNIRLRRALYRKDSWTTGLKCPRTVPAKLSKSRIPRLALISSISKRIGDPKVKVKPISKQNLTPNTKKNEQQLSVTTTTSKTKKQLSNSDVFRSVRNPKTTASAVPKNRVVAKTLVFSSPKKLGKTKSSLESKTPSKTLCAEMKKLEITSLKKQVLGCNNKPLPSDNCRKQLRGREVKSRVFDGILTQNHKKIIKEKKLQQNHDVETHERVENDFINTDIEEKVGNGTKRDDGNSLEEHIAVTETSKSSSDENGKEASSDGDDPKIQASEEITERNNNQDAIISDDKENISEVMENDDKENASASNENRKLGSKTNGTEDKIPGKNETLKGNIKTVKAKIKQSIESSTAAAQVLQLKKFKPTNPKPFRLRTDERGILKEANVEKKISSAFLGEVASVPRMVAGGNSLKRRQNVLQRNDKFLERNENRNDANENGEKEMTDQLQNKISESKIMKERVRRKPPSTTPMRHTVSSQQKLVASQQECRQGKSALKPGVSSKGTKPPSMQRLARTREAASSKTTCITQLGTIIENSLAVLGTKEEAAKPSEGGDSTTCPVSNHSLQGKRLNTIPKEPNFHAIHTPKSCTRRVAQV encoded by the exons ATGGACGAACCAGAAATTTTACGAATCAacattgaagaagaagaagagttttATGAAACTATAGAGGCTCCGAAATTTGTGGACCTCGCTGCACCGGAACCCGACCGCCATGGAGATGACCGTTACTGGTTCTGCTCTAGAGTTG GATGTGACCAAAAACATGAAGAAGAAATGGATTCTGAAGAAATCTACAAAAACTTTGTTCTCCGG GTTATGGCAGCAAGAAGTCCGAATATTCGTCTTAGAAGAGCACTCTACAGAAAGGACTCATG GACTACTGGACTGAAATGCCCAAGGACGGTTCCTGCGAAACTATCAAAGTCTAGAATTCCAAGACTTGCTTTGATTTCTTCAATATCTAAGAGGATTGGTGATCCTAAAGTAAAAGTGAAGCCTATTTCGAAACAGAATTTGACTCCGAATACGAAGAAAAATGAGCAGCAGCTTTCTGTTACTACTACTACTTCTAAGACGAAAAAGCAGCTGTCGAATTCTGATGTGTTTCGAAGTGTTAGGAATCCGAAAACGACAGCTTCTGCAGTGCCAAAGAATAGAGTCGTAGCAAAGACTTTGGTCTTTAGTTCGCCGAAGAAGTTGGGGAAAACAAAGAGTTCTTTGGAATCGAAAACGCCTTCAAAGACCTTATGTGCTGAGATGAAGAAGCTTGAGATCACTAGTCTAAAGAAGCAAGTATTGGGATGTAACAACAAACCATTGCCTTCGGATAATTGTCGAAAACAACTAAGAGGACGAGAGGTTAAAAGCAGAGTGTTTGATGGAATACTCACTCAAAACCATAAGAAAATTATTAAGGAAAAGAAGTTACAGCAGAATCATGATGTGGAGACTCATGAAAGGGTTGAAAATGATTTCATTAACACGGATATTGAGGAGAAAGTCGGAAATGGTACTAAGAGAGACGACGGAAACTCACTTGAAGAACATATTGCAGTTACAGAAACCTCAAAATCTTCATCGGATGAGAATGGAAAGGAAGCTTCTTCAGACGGCGATGATCCGAAAATTCAAGCTTCGGAGGAAATTACGGAGAGAAATAACAATCAGGATGCAATAATTTCTGATGACAAGGAAAATATCAGTGAAGTTATGGAGAAtgatgataaagaaaatgcttCAGCCTCTAATGAAAACAG AAAATTGGGCAGTAAAACTAATGGTACAGAAGATAAAATTCCTGGCAAGAATGAGACTTTGAAGGGCAATATAAAG ACTGTTAAAGCGAAAATTAAGCAATCAATAGAAAGCTCTACAGCTGCTGCACAAGTACTGCAGCTTAAAAAGTTTAAGCCTACAAATCCAAAGCCATTTCGATTGAGAACTGAT GAAAGGGGAATTCTTAAAGAAGCAAATGTAGAGAAGAAAATCTCATCTGCGTTTCTCGGTGAAGTTGCATCGGTCCCACGGATGGTGGCTGGAGGAAATTCACTGAAAAGGCGACAGAACGTGCTTCAG AGAAATGACAAGTTCTTGGAACGAAATGAGAATCGTAATGATGCAAATGAGAACGGAGAAAAGGAAATGACGGATCAGCTT CAAAATAAGATTTCCGAGTCAAAGATAATGAAAGAAAGAGTGAGACGGAAACCCCCTTCAACGACGCCTATGAGACATACAGTTTCGTCTCAGCAGAAACTTGTTGCTTCACAGCAGGAATGCAGGCAGGGAAAATCTGCTTTAAAACCGGGAGTCAGCTCGAAAGGAACGAAACCGCCATCAATGCAGCGATTAGCAAGAACACGAGA GGCAGCATCGAGTAAAACGACTTGCATCACGCAACTCGGAACAATAATCGAAAACTCCTTGGCGGTTTTAGGAACTAAAGAAGAAGCTGCAAAACCAAGTGAAGGTGGTGATTCTACTACTTGTCCTGTTTCCAATCATTCATTACAAGGAAAAAGGCTCAATACCATTCCGAAGGAACCAAACTTTCATGCTATTCATACACCAAAAAGCTGCACAAGAAGAGTGGCTCAAGTATAA